A genomic stretch from Thermogemmatispora onikobensis includes:
- a CDS encoding L-rhamnose mutarotase yields the protein MRRVGQIIGLKPEAIETYERLHAAVWPEVLATIHACNIRNYTIFRHGTLLFAYFEYVGDDYEADMAKMAADPKTQEWWKLTDPLQEPVESRAPGEWWALMREVFHTD from the coding sequence ATGCGCAGAGTCGGACAGATCATTGGCCTCAAGCCAGAGGCCATCGAGACCTATGAGCGGCTCCATGCCGCGGTCTGGCCGGAGGTGCTGGCAACTATTCACGCCTGTAATATCCGCAACTATACGATTTTCCGTCATGGGACGCTGCTCTTCGCCTATTTCGAGTATGTCGGCGACGACTACGAGGCCGATATGGCGAAGATGGCCGCTGATCCGAAAACACAGGAGTGGTGGAAGCTAACCGATCCCCTGCAGGAGCCTGTGGAGTCGCGGGCGCCCGGTGAGTGGTGGGCGCTGATGCGCGAGGTCTTCCACACGGACTAA